Proteins from a genomic interval of Pseudomonas paeninsulae:
- a CDS encoding cytochrome C oxidase subunit IV family protein, translating to MSTSNTLILCWLGLAALSVTSVQLGNAGATLLMTGTVLLVALGKAWLIADGFMELRHAPRMWRWLLLSWPVVLAAGVLLALLFS from the coding sequence ATGTCTACTTCAAACACCCTGATTCTCTGCTGGCTGGGGCTGGCCGCGCTGTCCGTGACCAGCGTGCAGTTGGGCAATGCCGGTGCGACCCTGCTAATGACCGGTACTGTGTTGCTCGTGGCCTTGGGCAAGGCCTGGCTGATCGCCGATGGTTTCATGGAGTTGCGTCACGCTCCGCGTATGTGGCGCTGGCTGCTGCTGAGTTGGCCGGTGGTGCTGGCGGCTGGGGTATTGCTGGCGCTGCTGTTCTCGTAG